The window CGGTCTGACGGTACCGCGCTCACCGCGTCGAACACCGCTTCCGGGTCGTCGTTGCGCCACCACCGCCAGCTCGTCTTCGCCGTCACGTACAGCTTCCGGGGGAGGCTGAGGCTCGGGCGCTCCGAGAGCACGTCGAACCCCTGCCGGCGGATGAGCCGGTGGTGTTCCGCGTACAGGACTGCCGCCAGCAGGACGGGGAACTGGCAGTCGCGGGGGAGGTACTTGATGCCCGCGACGCCCTCCCGGTAGAGCGCCTCCGCGCGCGACAGCTCCGACTGGAGCGCTGTCCTCAACCCCTCCGAGGGCTCGTGGTTCCGCAGTTGGTCGATCGTGACGCCGTTCGACCGCAAGCGCTCCATCGGCACGTACACGCGGTCGAGGTCGTCGATGTCCTCGCGAACGTCCCGGATGAAGTTCGTGAGCTGGAACGCCTTCCCGAGTGCGCCGGCGTGCGGCAGCGCCGCGTCCGCGTTCTCCCGCTCGGGGTCCATCAGGTACACCATCATGTGCCCGACGGACACCGCAGACCCCCGCATGTACTCGTCGAGGTCGGCCGCAGTCTCGTACGTCTGCTGCTCGATGTCGGCCTCCATCGTGTCCAGGAACACCTCGACCTCGCCGTCCGGGATGCCGTACGTCTCCTTCACGTCCGCGAACGCCGCGAGCACGTCGTCCTCGGGCGTCCTGTCGCCCAGCACGCCCTCGCGAATGCGTTCGAGTTCGGCGCGCTGCTCCGCCGCCGCCAACGACTCGTCGCCGTCGACGACCTCGTCCGCGACGCGGAAGAACCCGTAGAGGACGTACGTTCCGCGTCGCACACGCTCCGGGAGGAGTCGCGTCGCGAGATAGAACGTCTTTCCCGTCCGTCGGTGTATCGACTTCGCCGTCGCGACCTGCTCCCGGGAGACCATAGATACCTCGAAGGGACGGCCGCCTGCGACTTAGTTGTGCGGGGCTACCGGCGTGCGTTCTCCCCGAGCGCGGCGTGCGCGCGCCGCACGACCCAGCGAAGTCGCGCCCGATGGCACGCGAAACCCGAGGCGGTCCTCGTACGTGCCGTCACACCGCCCCGGAAGCTTGTTCGCACCCGAACTTACAGGTCAGTGATGGCGTCGAGCAGTTCGCCGGGCGTCGTGTCGTGGAACTCGACGCGGTAGGACGCGTCCACGACCGGCGCGTCCACGTCCACGACGCGTTCGAGCGCGATAGGGGTTCCCGAGACCACCGCGTCCGGGCCGACGGCGTCGATGGTCGCTTCGAGGTCGGCGCACTGCGCGTCCGAGTACCCCATCGCGGGGAGCACGCGGTCGAGGTGGTCGTACGACTCGAGCACGTCCGCGATGGAGCCGACCGCGGCCCCGCGCGGGTCGAGGCGTTCCGCCGCGCCGTACTCCGCCGCGGCGACCGTTCCCGCACCGTACGTCGCGTCGCCGTGCGTGAGCGTCGGCCCGTCCTCCACCACGAGCACTGACGCGCCCCGAATTCGTTCGGGGGCGTCCACGGACACCACGGAGTCCGCGTGATACACCGGCGCGTCCGAGTTCGCGTCCCGTATCCGTCGGACGGTCTCCGACACCTGGTCGTCGCTCGCGGAGTTCTCCTTGTTCACGACGACGGCGTCCGCGGCCCGGAGGTTCGCCTCCCCCGGATGGTAGGTGTCCGTGTCCGCGGCCCGGAGCGGGTCGGCGAGCACGACGTGCGCGTCCGGCCGCACGAACGGCAGTTCGTTGTTCCCGCCGTCCCAGACCAGCACGTCGTTCTCGTCGCTCGCGCGCGCCAGCACCGCCTCGTAGTCCACGCCAGCGTACACCGTGTGGTCGCGCTCCACGTGCTGTTCGTACTCCTCGCGCTCCTCTACGGTCACCGATTCGAGGTCTGCCGTCGATTCGAAGCGCTGCACGCGGTTCGCGGCGAGGTCGCCGTACGGCATCGGCTCTCGAACCACGCCCACGTCGTAGCCGCGGGACTGGAGTTCGTCCGCGAACGCCCGCGAGAGCTGTGACTTCCCGCAGCCCGTCCGCACGGCGTCCACCGCCACCACCGGCACGTCCACGTCAAGTTGCATCTCGTTCGGTCCGATCAATCGGAACCCCGCGCCCTCGCTGAGCGCGCGCGACGCGGTGTGCATCACGTGCTCGTGCGAGACGTCGGAGTAGGAGAAGACGACGGTGTCCACGCCCTCCTCGCGAACGATGTCCTCTAACTTCGCTTCGGGGCGGATGGGGATGCCGTCCGGGTATCGGGGACCGGCGAGTTCGGGCGGGTAGCGGTCGTGTCCCTGCTCGGTTTCGCCGAGGTTCTGGTCGGGCGCGCGCGTGAACGCCACGACTTCCACGGCGTCGTCGTCCCGGAAGACGGTGTTGAAGTCGTGGAAGTCGCGGCCCGCCGCGCCCGTGATGACAACGCGTTCTGCCATACCGAGAGCACGAGGGGGACGCCCAAAAGTCCGGAGGCCGCCTAGGGAGACGGTCGGGGGGGAAGCAGCGGCGGCAGGCGAGCGCGGTCGACCGCGCCCTCCCCCCGCGCGAGCACGTCCGGCCGCCGCTCGCCAACCCGAAAACGGACGGTCTATCCGGTGACTGTGCCAGCGACGAGGTCTGCGAGCGTGCCAGTCACGCTGTACGCGGGCGTGTCAACCCGGATCGTGGTCGCCTCGGAGATGTCGCTGAATCGGAGGTGGAGTTCGTACAGGCCGTCGTCGCCGATGGGCGCGGCCTCCTGCTGGTCGGAGTCGACGGCCGTCGCCCACGCGTACGCGCCGCTGTACGCCGGGTCGACGCGGCCGTCGATGTGGTAGGCGGCCGGTTTATCGAAGTCCGTGCCCGCCATCGGGTACCCCCGGTCGTGCCACGTCCAGAACCCCTCGTCGATGACGTACACGTCCGTGTAGCCCGCGGCCTGGAGGGTGGACGCGCGGATCGCGGAGAGGTGGTGGGGACAGCCGCAGTAGGCGACGACGCGGTCGTCGGTCGGCCAGCCGTCCACCGGGCCGCCCGCGGCCTGGGGTTGGGCGGGGCTGTTCACCGCGCCGTAGATGTGCGCGTGCTCGTACTGGGTCTTCGGGCGGGCGTCCACGAACCGCGCTTCGCCACGGTCGTACCAGTACTTCGCCACGTCGATGGGCGCGAGCTTCACGGTCTGTCCGTTCACGTCCAGCGTCTCGAACGCGGCCGTGTCGATGGAGCGCTCCGCGGGCCGGCCGCCGAACTCGGGCGGCACGCCGTCCGCGGGAGCGGGGTCGTCGGGGTAGTCGCCGTTCCGCACGAACGCCGTCTTCAGGTTCCCCGGGTGGTAGAACGCGGACGACCCGGTGCCGTTCTCGGCGCTGCCGCTGCCGATTCCGAGGCAGCCGGCGAGTCCGGCGGCCGCCGCGCCGCCCATCGCGCCGAGGAACGCGCGTCGGTTCATACCCGAGGCAGGGACTCCGGTAAGTTAGGGTTGACGCAGTCGGCTACGCACGCGCTACGTCAGTGACGACGCCGAACGTCGCCCAGCCGTCGCCCGCGTTCCGTCCGACCACGAGGTCGTCGCCGTCGGTCACCAGCCGGTAGTCGGCGTCGTCGTCCACTCGGGCGGCTTCGCCCTGGAAGTCCTCCTGGAAGAACTCCGTGCTCTCGATTTCGAACTCGTGCGTCTCGCCGTCCGCGAACGTCAACAGGACGGGGTCGGGCGCGACGTTGTACACGCGTTTCGCGTGCTCGTTCAGGCTCATACCCGCCGTGAGGGCGCGCACTGGCAAGGCGGTGTCGGGAGCGCAACGCCTACGGCGGCCTCCCGCGAACCCGGGCACATGAAACTCGCTCGCGCCCGCATCGACGGCGAGGTCGTCGAGGGACGCTACGAGGACGGGACGCTCGTCACCGATGACGCCGCGCACGACGTGGCCACCGAGGACTTGCTCGCGCCGTGTTCACCGTCGGCGCTCTACTGCGTCGGCCGGAACTACGCGGCGACGCTCGACCAGATGGAGTACGAGCGCCCCGACCAGCCCGACTTCTTCATCAAGCCGCCCGTGTCCGTCATCGGCCCCGGAGACGCGATTCCGTATCCGAGTTTTTCGGAGGAGGTGACGTACGCCGGCGAACTCGCCGCCGTCATCGACGAGGAGTGCACCGACCTCACCGAGGACGAGGTCCCCGACGCGGTGCGCGGGTACACCATCATGAACGACGTGGACGCGCTCGACCAGCCCGGCCGCACCGCCCGGAAGGCGTTCGACGGCTCCGGCCCGCTCGGCCCCTGGATAGCGACCGACCTCGACCCCACCGGTATCGACATGCACACCGTCGTGGACGGCGAGCGCCGCCAGGAGTCGAACACGGAACTGATGCTGTTCGACCCCCGCGAGATCATCGCGTTCCTCAGCGAGCGATTCACGTTTCAGGCCGGGGACGTGGTCGCGTTCGGCAGTCCCGCGAACCCCGGAACGATCGAACCGGGAAGCGAGGTCGCCATCACGTACGAGGGCGTCGGCACTCTCCACAACACCGTCCGCTAGAGGCGTTCCGGGTTCTCGACGGTTCGCTCTTCGTCGTCGGCGTCGCCCGTGTTCAGGGTGCCCGCGGGTTCGACGAGCAGGACTTTCGCCTCGCCGTCGCGCGCGACCGGCCTGTGTTCGACGCCCGCCGGAACGACGACGAGTTCGCCCGCCGCGAGTTCGACGGGGTCGTCGTCGCGGACTTCGATGTCGAGGCGGCCGTCGAGGACGTAGAACAGTTCGTCCGCGTCCTCGTGGGCGTGCCAGACGAACGCGCCCTCCAACCGTGCGGCCTTCACGTGCTGGGCGTTCGCCTCGGCGAGCACGCGCGGACTCCACTGCTCGCTGAACGAGTCGAAGGCGTCGTCGACGCTGACTTTCTCCATACGTCACGATGGATGGCGGACGGAATGAGGGTTCGGGACGGGGAACCATAGCACGGTCGGGCGTATCCGGGGGGTTCTTCCGTCCCCGTCGCGTCCTCTCGAACCCAATGGGCTTCGGAAGCTACGACGAATCCGAGCAGAAAGACCAGAGCGCGAACGTGGACGAGGACGCGGGCGTGAACGTCCACGAGAACGACCACGAGGGCGAGGTCGCGCTGGAGGGCGGCGACGACACGGACGCGCTCGTGGACGCGCTCAGCGACATGAAAGACAGCGACGACGAAGACTAAGGCCCCGGCGCGCTCGTTTTCGGTCGTGCGCGAGACGCACGACAAACTGGTTCGAGACGGCGTTCCTGACGTGATTCGAGCGAACGGCGAGACGCCGGAACTCGAACGCGTCTCGGGTGCGGAGTACCGGGAGCGACTGCACGAGAAACTGGACGCGGCGGTCGCGGAGTTCCACGACGACCCGTCGGCCGCGGAACTGGCGGACGTGCGCGCCGTCCTCGACGCGGTCGAGCGTTCTGGTAGCGAGTAACACGCCACCGGGCCTTTCAGAACCCGTTTAGGCGCGAATCGTCTCTTTCGGGTAATGAGTTACAAGATCGGTCTCGTGGGCAAGCCCTCGGTGGGGAAGTCCACGTTCTTCAACGCGGCGACGATGGGTGACGTGCCCGAGGGCGCGTACCCGTTCACGACTATCGACCCCAGCCTCGGCGAGGCGTACGTCCGCGTGGACTGCGCGGCCCCGGACTTCGACGAGACGTGCGAGCCGAACACGGGCTACTGCCGGGACGACAAGCGCTTCGTCCCCGTGAAACTCGTGGACGTGGCGGGCCTGATTCCGGGCGCGCACGAGGGGAAGGGCCTCGGGAACCAGTTCCTCACCGACCTGAACGAGGCGGACGTGCTCGTGCACGTCGTGGACTTCTCCGGGGAGACGGACATGGAGGGCGAACCCACGGAGGGCCACGACCCCCGCGACGATATCGACTTCCTCGAAGACGAACTCGACCAGTGGTACCTCTCCATCCTGGAGAAGGGCATCGAGCGCTTCGAGACCCGGCACATGGCCGAGACGGAACTCGAGGTCGAACTCGCGGAGCAGATGAGCGCGTTCGGCACGAACAAGGACGAGATCAAGCAGACGATTCTCTCGCTCGGCCTCGAACTCGACCCCGCGACGTGGGACGAAGCAGACGAACTCGAACTCGCCCGCGAAATCCGCAAACGCACGAAGCCGATGGTCGTCGCGGCGAACAAGATGGACACGCCCGAGGCCCGCGCGAACTACGAGGAAATCACGAGCGACCCCGACTACGACCACCTCACCATCGTCCCGTGCAGCGCGCACGCCGAGAAGGCGCTTAAGACCGCAGAAGAGAACGGCGTCGTCGAGTACACGCCCGGCGCGAGCGACTTCGAGATCACCGGCGACGTGAGCGACGAGCAGGCCGCGGGCCTCGACCAGATTCGGGAGTTCGTCGCCGAGTTCGACGGCTCCGGCGTCCAGCGCGCGCTCGAAGCCGCGCTGTTCGAGGAACTCGACGCCGTCGCCGTCTTCCCCGGGAGCGCGAACGGGAACTGGACGAACGGCCCGTTCCCCGACTGCTTCGTCCTCCCCGCGAACGCGACCGCCGAGGACTTCGCGTACCACCTCCACTCCGACATCGGCGACGGCTTCCTCCACGCTATCGACTGCCGGACCGAACGCCAGATCGGCGCGGACACCGAACTCGAAACCGGCGACGTGGTCGAAGTCATCTCCACGAACCAGTAACCACCAGAAGGCATTTCGTCCTACTGACGGTTCCTCCGGAAAGCTCCCTCTCTCTCGTCGGTGGTTCGTTCGAACCGCGCCGCTCGCCGCGCTCGCGCTCGCCGGGTGTAGTTCGTCGCGGGAATCCGGTGTCACCGACATTTCCCTGACGAACCACACCGCAACCGAGGTGACGGCCATCGTTCGGGTCGTTCGCGAGGACGACACGCGATTACTCGACGACACGGTTTCGATCGCCGCTGGGGCGACTCGAACGTACGAAAACCCCATTGAGGGGTCGACGGTTCGCGTCACTGTCGATGTCGAGAACGGGCCGGAGGGGACGCGTGAGTGGACGGAGTGGGCGAATGATTCGTCCGGGTTGTTTGTCGATATACGCGAGCGGGATGTGTCGTTCTCCGTGGTCGCCGCCTAGTACTCTGCTTCGAGGTAGCCGCCGATGTAGCCGCCCGCGGCGCTCAGCGCGGCGGTGAAGCCGACGGCGAACACGACGACGAAGAGGATGGCGACGACGCCGAGCGCGGCGAACTCGATGGGGGCGAAGGGGAGCGCGCCCGCGAACAGCGCGAGTACGAGAATGAGTGGGAGGGAGGCGACGATGCCGGAGATCGCGCCGACGCGCGCGCCGTCGCCGGGGCCGTTCGCCTGGAGGTAGCCGGCGGCCGCGCCGCCGAGGAGGGGCGAGACGCCCGTGAAGGAGAGGACGACCGTGACTGCGGCGCCGATGAGGGCGTTGATGAGGGTGTTCTCTTTCGCCATACGCGTCAGGACGCGGCCCCGGGATAAGTCGGTTGTGCCGGCTCAGGCGCGCGCGGCGGTGACGGTGCGCTGCCACGCGGCGAGCCAGTCGCCGAGAGAGGCCGCGAGCGAGCCGTAGTCGGGGCTGACGGTGGCGTCGGGGGTGCGGACGTACCGGTCGAAGTCCTCGGGGAGCGCGGCGTCCTCGATGACGGGGAGCGACCCGGTGAGAACCGCGATTCGGCCCTGCACGTTCGGTTCCAGCAGGAATCTGGTGAACCTGTCGACGTGCTTCGCGTTCGCGGCGTCCGCGAACCGGCCGACGCCCACGACGTGCCGATAGGCGTCGCCGTCGAGGAACTGTACGCGGTAGCGTTCGAGGTCGAGCCGATCGCGTGCCGCGAACAGCGGCGTCGTGGACGTGCCGACGAGCACGCCGCCGAGCCCGTTCCGGTACGCGGTTCGCGCGTCCGCGCTGGACGCGACGAGGTGCGCGCCCGCGTCGAGGAACTCGCGCCAGCGCTCGCAGGCCTCGCGGAGGCCGAACTCGTGGATCGACCACGCGAAGAACGCGAGGCCGAGCGCGTCCGTCCGCGGGTCGGGGACGAGCGTCAACGGCGCGCGTCCGGGAGCGAAGAACTCTGCGAACGACGTGGGCGGCGCGACTCGCGTCTCGTCGTACACGAGACACACGTCGGAGCGCGTGACCGGGAGCACGCGCGCTTCGGGGTCGAACTCGTACGCGTCGATCACTTGACCGTAGCCACTTGCCGCCGTGAACAGGCCGTCGGTGCGCTCGCGTGCGGTGGCGAGCGCCCCGGGGGTCACGCCGAGGAACGCGTCCGCGTCGACCGCTGCGCCCTGCAGGTGGCGAGCGACGTACGCCGACAGCGCGCCGGGCGGCGTCTCCCAGGAGAGCGTGGCGGTCGTGCGCGCCCGGAACTCCTCCGCGAGCCAGGTTCCGGCGACTTCGGCGTCCGGACTGGACGCGACGAACTCTCGGGTCGCGCCCGCCGTCAACGCCTCTCGGGGCGTGCTGGAGTTCGCACAACCGGCGAGTCCGGCGAGCGCGCCGGAGGCGAGCGAGGTGAGGAGGGCGCGACGACGCATCACTCGGTTGTCGTTACACGACGGCCTTATGCTTTTACTACCTACACGCCGCCGTGCATCGCCTGGTTCTCGCCGTCGACGAGGTTGTGGAGGCGGCGCTCGGAAGACCCGAACTGGCGTTGGCAGCGGTCAACCCACGAGGTCGTGTCCTCGATGGATGGGTGCTTGGCGGTCGATGCGGCGGGTCGTGTCGTACTCTGGCTCATCTGGGTGGTGTGGATTCGGGTGGGTAGCGGGCGGAACTGGCCGGGGCGTGCTGGCGTGCGGGTGCGCGTACGGATAGCATCACGAGTACTCCCAAACGCGAGACTATCATAAATGTTCATGTTCGTACTGGGTGTTGCCGCCGCGACCAATGCTACCACACATATCGGATGACTTTACCGTCTCCCCACCCAAGAGAGGCTGTGAGCGAAGAAAGTGGCCGCCGGAACCTCCGGATGCCAAACGACGACGAAGTCTTCGCCGTGGTCTCCCAACACAACGGGGGCAACCACGTCGAACTCCAGTGCGCAGACGGAAAGACTCGAATGGGCCGCATCCCCGGTCGCATGAAGTACCGCGTCTGGATCAACGAGGGCGACGTCGTCCTCGCCGAACCCTGGGACTGGCAGGACGAGAAAGCCAACGTCGAATGGCGCTACGACGACCAGGCCGCGGAACAACTCCGCGAAGAAGGCCACATCGACTAACCCGACTTCTCACGTCGTTTCCCGCCGCACAGCCACCGGTATCGCGAAAACGGCCTCGGCACTCACGACTCACAATCTATCCATAGCGAACGTGGGTGGCGCCGCTGTCAAGGCGACTTAGTCTAAGTCTCCGCCGCAAGCCGAGCACGCGCGTGTCCGCGGTTGTCCGCTCTGTCGGCAGGCCCCGCCTACAGCTGCACGACGGACAAGTACGTTGAGACCCGACTCCCCCCGATACGGAGCGGACTGCCCTCGTACTGTTCGACCTCCAGGTGGAACGAGTCGCCGCTATCAACGTCGAGGACGGGGCGGCTCGCCTGGAGCTGCCAGTCGTTTGGGCCCTCTGCGAACGCCTGTGCGACCCCGACATTGCCGTTCCTCCTGACGGTGAACCAGTGGTTCGTTCCGGACGAGGGCTGGTCGCGCAAGAAGATACCGCCGGAGACCAGATAGTTCCCTGGCTCGGTGACCTCGATAGTGTAGTTCGAACTGCTCCATTGGCTTCGCTGGTCGATTTCGACGTTCTGGAACTCGATCGTCGTCGAGCTCCCAGACGGAACCGACTGGCCGTAGGCGTCCCAGACGGTCGTGCCGACGTCTGTCGCGACGACCGTATCGGCCTTCACGCGGATGGCGCTGACCGTCTCCGGAGAGATGTCGTCGCCGGAGTGCAAGCCAACGAACCAATCAAACAGAAGTAGAACTCTATTACCGCTGGACTGAGAATGGATCGTACCGATCACAATAGTGTGCTGAACTTACCCTCTGTATGCCGCAGGCCGTTTGGATCGACTGGGTAGGGTTTCAACAGAGCCAGTCCACCACTTTTCTATCCAGGAGTCTTTTATCAGATCAATGGATCAGTGGTCCCGTCGTGAATTCGTTCGGATTGCAACGGTCGGAGCGGGAGCGGGAATTGCCGGGTGTAACGCTCTTTCGCCGTCAGAGTCGACAGAAAACGATTTCCAGACAGAACAGACCGATCAAAAATCCGCAGGTAGCTCCGAGCCCATATCGGGACGAGTTGTCGACATAGAGGGCGAGGAGATCACCGGTGCGACGCTGAAAGCGATCGTTCCAGGGAGCGGATTCGTAGCCGAGACAACCACTGATGAGCAAGGACGATTTGATGTAGTGGAGGTCGACGGACCAATCTGGCTTCGCGCAGCGAAAACGGATTTTATCGGACGGACTGTCGCTGTGGCTCCGGGAACAAGTCCTCGTATCAGACTCTCACCTCGTGAGGGAACAGTCGCGCTCAGTTTCGGCGGCGACGTAATGTTTGGCCGTCGGTTCTACGA is drawn from Salarchaeum sp. JOR-1 and contains these coding sequences:
- a CDS encoding phytoene/squalene synthase family protein, with amino-acid sequence MVSREQVATAKSIHRRTGKTFYLATRLLPERVRRGTYVLYGFFRVADEVVDGDESLAAAEQRAELERIREGVLGDRTPEDDVLAAFADVKETYGIPDGEVEVFLDTMEADIEQQTYETAADLDEYMRGSAVSVGHMMVYLMDPERENADAALPHAGALGKAFQLTNFIRDVREDIDDLDRVYVPMERLRSNGVTIDQLRNHEPSEGLRTALQSELSRAEALYREGVAGIKYLPRDCQFPVLLAAVLYAEHHRLIRRQGFDVLSERPSLSLPRKLYVTAKTSWRWWRNDDPEAVFDAVSAVPSDRTGAPEGDREREEDVATL
- a CDS encoding GTPase, whose amino-acid sequence is MAERVVITGAAGRDFHDFNTVFRDDDAVEVVAFTRAPDQNLGETEQGHDRYPPELAGPRYPDGIPIRPEAKLEDIVREEGVDTVVFSYSDVSHEHVMHTASRALSEGAGFRLIGPNEMQLDVDVPVVAVDAVRTGCGKSQLSRAFADELQSRGYDVGVVREPMPYGDLAANRVQRFESTADLESVTVEEREEYEQHVERDHTVYAGVDYEAVLARASDENDVLVWDGGNNELPFVRPDAHVVLADPLRAADTDTYHPGEANLRAADAVVVNKENSASDDQVSETVRRIRDANSDAPVYHADSVVSVDAPERIRGASVLVVEDGPTLTHGDATYGAGTVAAAEYGAAERLDPRGAAVGSIADVLESYDHLDRVLPAMGYSDAQCADLEATIDAVGPDAVVSGTPIALERVVDVDAPVVDASYRVEFHDTTPGELLDAITDL
- a CDS encoding rhodanese-like domain-containing protein, whose translation is MNRRAFLGAMGGAAAAGLAGCLGIGSGSAENGTGSSAFYHPGNLKTAFVRNGDYPDDPAPADGVPPEFGGRPAERSIDTAAFETLDVNGQTVKLAPIDVAKYWYDRGEARFVDARPKTQYEHAHIYGAVNSPAQPQAAGGPVDGWPTDDRVVAYCGCPHHLSAIRASTLQAAGYTDVYVIDEGFWTWHDRGYPMAGTDFDKPAAYHIDGRVDPAYSGAYAWATAVDSDQQEAAPIGDDGLYELHLRFSDISEATTIRVDTPAYSVTGTLADLVAGTVTG
- a CDS encoding transcriptional regulator; protein product: MSLNEHAKRVYNVAPDPVLLTFADGETHEFEIESTEFFQEDFQGEAARVDDDADYRLVTDGDDLVVGRNAGDGWATFGVVTDVARA
- a CDS encoding fumarylacetoacetate hydrolase family protein — its product is MKLARARIDGEVVEGRYEDGTLVTDDAAHDVATEDLLAPCSPSALYCVGRNYAATLDQMEYERPDQPDFFIKPPVSVIGPGDAIPYPSFSEEVTYAGELAAVIDEECTDLTEDEVPDAVRGYTIMNDVDALDQPGRTARKAFDGSGPLGPWIATDLDPTGIDMHTVVDGERRQESNTELMLFDPREIIAFLSERFTFQAGDVVAFGSPANPGTIEPGSEVAITYEGVGTLHNTVR
- a CDS encoding cupin domain-containing protein, producing MEKVSVDDAFDSFSEQWSPRVLAEANAQHVKAARLEGAFVWHAHEDADELFYVLDGRLDIEVRDDDPVELAAGELVVVPAGVEHRPVARDGEAKVLLVEPAGTLNTGDADDEERTVENPERL
- a CDS encoding DUF5786 family protein, with the translated sequence MGFGSYDESEQKDQSANVDEDAGVNVHENDHEGEVALEGGDDTDALVDALSDMKDSDDED
- a CDS encoding nucleoside triphosphate pyrophosphohydrolase, with the translated sequence MRETHDKLVRDGVPDVIRANGETPELERVSGAEYRERLHEKLDAAVAEFHDDPSAAELADVRAVLDAVERSGSE
- a CDS encoding redox-regulated ATPase YchF, whose translation is MSYKIGLVGKPSVGKSTFFNAATMGDVPEGAYPFTTIDPSLGEAYVRVDCAAPDFDETCEPNTGYCRDDKRFVPVKLVDVAGLIPGAHEGKGLGNQFLTDLNEADVLVHVVDFSGETDMEGEPTEGHDPRDDIDFLEDELDQWYLSILEKGIERFETRHMAETELEVELAEQMSAFGTNKDEIKQTILSLGLELDPATWDEADELELAREIRKRTKPMVVAANKMDTPEARANYEEITSDPDYDHLTIVPCSAHAEKALKTAEENGVVEYTPGASDFEITGDVSDEQAAGLDQIREFVAEFDGSGVQRALEAALFEELDAVAVFPGSANGNWTNGPFPDCFVLPANATAEDFAYHLHSDIGDGFLHAIDCRTERQIGADTELETGDVVEVISTNQ
- a CDS encoding DUF5518 domain-containing protein — encoded protein: MAKENTLINALIGAAVTVVLSFTGVSPLLGGAAAGYLQANGPGDGARVGAISGIVASLPLILVLALFAGALPFAPIEFAALGVVAILFVVVFAVGFTAALSAAGGYIGGYLEAEY
- a CDS encoding extracellular solute-binding protein: MRRRALLTSLASGALAGLAGCANSSTPREALTAGATREFVASSPDAEVAGTWLAEEFRARTTATLSWETPPGALSAYVARHLQGAAVDADAFLGVTPGALATARERTDGLFTAASGYGQVIDAYEFDPEARVLPVTRSDVCLVYDETRVAPPTSFAEFFAPGRAPLTLVPDPRTDALGLAFFAWSIHEFGLREACERWREFLDAGAHLVASSADARTAYRNGLGGVLVGTSTTPLFAARDRLDLERYRVQFLDGDAYRHVVGVGRFADAANAKHVDRFTRFLLEPNVQGRIAVLTGSLPVIEDAALPEDFDRYVRTPDATVSPDYGSLAASLGDWLAAWQRTVTAARA
- a CDS encoding translation initiation factor eIF-1A, coding for MSEESGRRNLRMPNDDEVFAVVSQHNGGNHVELQCADGKTRMGRIPGRMKYRVWINEGDVVLAEPWDWQDEKANVEWRYDDQAAEQLREEGHID